A window of Rhododendron vialii isolate Sample 1 chromosome 11a, ASM3025357v1 contains these coding sequences:
- the LOC131306681 gene encoding acyl-CoA-binding domain-containing protein 1-like, whose amino-acid sequence MGLQEEFEEYCAKAKTLPLSTPNYDENKLILYGLFKQATVGPVNTSCPRTQDKAKSWDAWKAVEGKSKEEAMSDYITKVKQLLEEVSA is encoded by the exons ATGGGTTTGCAg GAGGAATTTGAGGAGTATTGCGCGAAAGCCAAGACCCTGCCCTTGAGTACTCCTAATTATGATGAAAACAAGCTTATTCTGTATGGACTGTTCAAGCAAGCTACTGTTGGACCAGTGAATACTA GCTGCCCCCGTACGCAGGACAAGGCAAAGTCATGGGATGCATGGAAGGCTGTCGAAG GAAAATCCAAGGAGGAAGCAATGAGTGACTATATCACTAAGGTGAAACAGTTGCTTGAAGAAGTCTCTgcttga
- the LOC131306650 gene encoding uncharacterized protein LOC131306650 isoform X2 yields MAAQAHEGEQPTNTAELSDNQQQTHEKLLTSYLGLTFAVYLGLTRSSSLSSLQSRNRDLCLKLIEAEEQLRQLRSRRKEDSKANARVVEIFASQRHAWRREEERLLRGIDAAAEEIARLRERAGELESSDAELRREVEELRREVGEREEMLNFVTRQPEFEEGGRWCSEAAVEAVGAGFGEFRVSEGVGGEVGEEGFLEREGYGGVEEMGAAVYGDNDGFSSELRNSASKFWAERASVWQDVQYESLESLCHLKHFASRRESPWKLEGEASGVSSKLKLLEQELLNLERIGKSDLSKVPSKMRKQTRRYQTLAGKIDNLCRRMASDPTLSSELRAQRQTEFLIEALRLQQRASETGQKLMALQTETGKGYFGDDMESQAKLTTRRCLDSIKNNFKEIQRNLEIWLARIVGDVEGILARDGASRVKEYYVSRSGTNPFKW; encoded by the exons ATGGCGGCACAAGCCCATGAGGGCGAGCAACCAACCAACACGGCCGAACTCTCCGACAACCAACAACAAACCCACGAAAAACTCCTGACTTCCTACCTGGGTCTAACCTTCGCTGTCTACCTCGGCCTCACCCGAAGCTCCTCTCTCTCGTCCCTCCAATCCCGCAACAGGGACCTCTGCCTGAAGCTGATCGAGGCCGAGGAGCAGCTCCGCCAGCTGCGCTCGCGCCGCAAGGAGGACTCCAAGGCCAACGCGCGCGTGGTCGAGATCTTCGCCAGCCAGCGCCACGCGTGGCGGCGGGAGGAGGAGCGGCTGCTGCGCGGGATTGACGCCGCGGCGGAGGAGATCGCCCGGCTCCGGGAGCGGGCGGGGGAGCTGGAGAGCTCCGACGCCGAGCTGAGGAGGGAggtggaggagctgaggagagAGGTCGGGGAGAGGGAGGAGATGCTGAATTTCGTCACGAGGCAGCCGGAGTTCGAAGAGGGAGGGCGGTGGTGTTCGGAGGCGGCAGTGGAGGCGGTGGGTGCGGGGTTTGGGGAGTTTAGGGTTTCGGAGGGGGTGGGAGGTGAGGTGGGAGAGGAGggatttttggagagagaggggtatgGTGGTGTGGAGGAAATGGGGGCTGCTGTGTATGGAGATAATGATGGGTTTAGTTCTGAGTTGAGGAATTCTGCTTCCAAGTTTTGGGCTGAAAGAGCGAGTGTTTGGCAG GATGTACAGTATGAATCCCTTGAATCATTGTGTCATCTGAAGCATTTTGCTTCGAG AAGGGAGTCCCCTTGGAAGTTGGAAGGTGAAGCCTCAGGTGTATCCTCTAAACTGAAGTTACTTGAGCAGGAACTGCTGAATTTGGAAAGAATTGGGAAAAGTGATCTATCCAAGGTACCGTCAAAAATGCGGAAGCAAACAAGGAGATATCAAACTCTTGCGGGGAAGATCGATAACTTATGTAGAAGAATG GCAAGTGATCCCACTTTGAGCTCAGAGTTGCGAGCACAAAGGCAAACCGAGTTTTTGATTGAAGCATTACGTCTCCAGCAGCGTGCATCTGAAACTGGACAGAAGCTAATGGCATTACAAACTGAGACAGGAAAGGGGTATTTTGGGGATGATATGGAAAGTCAAGCCAAACTGACGACGAGGCGGTGCTTGGACTCCATTAAAAACAACTTCAAAGAAATCCAGAGGAATCTGGAGATTTGGTTGGCAAGAATTGTTGGAGATGTTGAAGGGATTCTAGCCAGAGATGGCGCTTCTCGTGTAAAGGAGTATTATGTATCCAG GTCTGGCACAAACCCATTTAAGTGGTGA
- the LOC131306650 gene encoding uncharacterized protein LOC131306650 isoform X1, whose product MAAQAHEGEQPTNTAELSDNQQQTHEKLLTSYLGLTFAVYLGLTRSSSLSSLQSRNRDLCLKLIEAEEQLRQLRSRRKEDSKANARVVEIFASQRHAWRREEERLLRGIDAAAEEIARLRERAGELESSDAELRREVEELRREVGEREEMLNFVTRQPEFEEGGRWCSEAAVEAVGAGFGEFRVSEGVGGEVGEEGFLEREGYGGVEEMGAAVYGDNDGFSSELRNSASKFWAERASVWQDVQYESLESLCHLKHFASRRESPWKLEGEASGVSSKLKLLEQELLNLERIGKSDLSKVPSKMRKQTRRYQTLAGKIDNLCRRMQASDPTLSSELRAQRQTEFLIEALRLQQRASETGQKLMALQTETGKGYFGDDMESQAKLTTRRCLDSIKNNFKEIQRNLEIWLARIVGDVEGILARDGASRVKEYYVSRSGTNPFKW is encoded by the exons ATGGCGGCACAAGCCCATGAGGGCGAGCAACCAACCAACACGGCCGAACTCTCCGACAACCAACAACAAACCCACGAAAAACTCCTGACTTCCTACCTGGGTCTAACCTTCGCTGTCTACCTCGGCCTCACCCGAAGCTCCTCTCTCTCGTCCCTCCAATCCCGCAACAGGGACCTCTGCCTGAAGCTGATCGAGGCCGAGGAGCAGCTCCGCCAGCTGCGCTCGCGCCGCAAGGAGGACTCCAAGGCCAACGCGCGCGTGGTCGAGATCTTCGCCAGCCAGCGCCACGCGTGGCGGCGGGAGGAGGAGCGGCTGCTGCGCGGGATTGACGCCGCGGCGGAGGAGATCGCCCGGCTCCGGGAGCGGGCGGGGGAGCTGGAGAGCTCCGACGCCGAGCTGAGGAGGGAggtggaggagctgaggagagAGGTCGGGGAGAGGGAGGAGATGCTGAATTTCGTCACGAGGCAGCCGGAGTTCGAAGAGGGAGGGCGGTGGTGTTCGGAGGCGGCAGTGGAGGCGGTGGGTGCGGGGTTTGGGGAGTTTAGGGTTTCGGAGGGGGTGGGAGGTGAGGTGGGAGAGGAGggatttttggagagagaggggtatgGTGGTGTGGAGGAAATGGGGGCTGCTGTGTATGGAGATAATGATGGGTTTAGTTCTGAGTTGAGGAATTCTGCTTCCAAGTTTTGGGCTGAAAGAGCGAGTGTTTGGCAG GATGTACAGTATGAATCCCTTGAATCATTGTGTCATCTGAAGCATTTTGCTTCGAG AAGGGAGTCCCCTTGGAAGTTGGAAGGTGAAGCCTCAGGTGTATCCTCTAAACTGAAGTTACTTGAGCAGGAACTGCTGAATTTGGAAAGAATTGGGAAAAGTGATCTATCCAAGGTACCGTCAAAAATGCGGAAGCAAACAAGGAGATATCAAACTCTTGCGGGGAAGATCGATAACTTATGTAGAAGAATG CAGGCAAGTGATCCCACTTTGAGCTCAGAGTTGCGAGCACAAAGGCAAACCGAGTTTTTGATTGAAGCATTACGTCTCCAGCAGCGTGCATCTGAAACTGGACAGAAGCTAATGGCATTACAAACTGAGACAGGAAAGGGGTATTTTGGGGATGATATGGAAAGTCAAGCCAAACTGACGACGAGGCGGTGCTTGGACTCCATTAAAAACAACTTCAAAGAAATCCAGAGGAATCTGGAGATTTGGTTGGCAAGAATTGTTGGAGATGTTGAAGGGATTCTAGCCAGAGATGGCGCTTCTCGTGTAAAGGAGTATTATGTATCCAG GTCTGGCACAAACCCATTTAAGTGGTGA
- the LOC131306680 gene encoding acyl-CoA-binding protein: MGLQEEFEEHAEKAKTLPESTTNENKLILYGLFKQSTVGPVNTSRPGMFNMKDRAKWDAWKAVEGKSKEEAMSDYVTKVKQLHEEASA; this comes from the exons ATGGGTTTGCAG GAGGAATTTGAGGAGCATGCTGAGAAAGCCAAGACCCTGCCCGAGAGTACTACTAATGAAAACAAGCTTATTCTGTACGGACTGTTCAAGCAATCTACTGTTGGACCAGTGAATACTA GCCGCCCTGGTATGTTCAACATGAAGGACAGGGCTAAGTGGGACGCATGGAAGGCTGTTGAAG GAAAATCCAAGGAGGAAGCAATGAGTGACTATGTCACTAAGGTGAAACAGTTGCATGAAGAAGCTTCTGCttga
- the LOC131306659 gene encoding F-box protein At1g30200-like, protein MSSSEEHDFYSDPLHTLLPEEILRLILSKISDPKTLLVSSLISKRIASILSHSESLSVRFPTRISCPGDLFLRLTKLLRIFNGVRSLRIELPCSCYLSSDEHTDDVFKWNAKICIGFGIFTFFCSKSVSKIDDEVEAEEEEEEKVDVDDFHIPTEIIGPVLCATSMHHLILLLIWQHPKLDSLELTDSKRHGKLSLRGTELVNLRRPMLLDSLPPQKNVKYFIGGPFGHQKVWYVPKLRLPLSGFVMKEVNLVAFIGDVVANGNGGADAEDNASLDGGFEDDVDGIFGEAISEIVTKHRFRATNF, encoded by the coding sequence ATGAGCAGCTCAGAAGAACACGACTTTTATTCGGATCCACTCCACACCCTACTACCAGAAGAAATCCTCCGTTTAATCCTCTCCAAAATTTCCGACCCGAAAACCCTCCTCGTATCTTCTCTCATTTCCAAGCGGATCGCATCCATTCTCTCCCATTCCGAATCCCTTTCTGTCCGATTCCCGACCCGGATTTCATGCCCTGGCGATCTCTTCCTTCGTCTGACTAAGCTGCTCCGAATATTCAACGGCGTTCGTTCTCTCCGCATTGAGCTGCCTTGCTCCTGCTACCTCTCCTCCGACGAACACACAGATGATGTTTTTAAGTGGAACGCTAAGATTTGTATCGGATTTGGGATATTCACCTTTTTCTGCTCGAAATCGGTGAGTAAAATCGACGATGAAGTGGAAgcggaagaggaggaagaggaaaaagTAGATGTAGATGATTTTCATATACCTACAGAGATAATTGGGCCAGTGCTTTGTGCAACTAGCATGCATCACCTGATCTTGCTTCTTATTTGGCAGCATCCGAAGCTTGACAGTTTGGAGTTGACAGATTCAAAGAGACACGGGAAGCTTAGTCTCCGAGGGACAGAGCTTGTTAATTTGAGGAGGCCTATGCTGTTGGATTCGCTGCCGCCGCAGAAGAATGTTAAGTACTTCATTGGGGGTCCCTTTGGGCATCAGAAGGTATGGTACGTGCCGAAGCTGCGACTACCTTTGTCGGGGTTTGTGATGAAGGAGGTGAATTTAGTGGCGTTTATAGGGGATGTAGTCGCCAACGGAAATGGGGGTGCCGATGCGGAGGACAATGCTTCATTAGATGGTGGTTTTGAGGACGATGTAGATGGCATTTTTGGTGAAGCTATTAGTGAGATTGTCACTAAACATCGTTTCAGGGCGACTAACTtttag
- the LOC131306650 gene encoding uncharacterized protein LOC131306650 isoform X3, which translates to MAAQAHEGEQPTNTAELSDNQQQTHEKLLTSYLGLTFAVYLGLTRSSSLSSLQSRNRDLCLKLIEAEEQLRQLRSRRKEDSKANARVVEIFASQRHAWRREEERLLRGIDAAAEEIARLRERAGELESSDAELRREVEELRREVGEREEMLNFVTRQPEFEEGGRWCSEAAVEADVQYESLESLCHLKHFASRRESPWKLEGEASGVSSKLKLLEQELLNLERIGKSDLSKVPSKMRKQTRRYQTLAGKIDNLCRRMQASDPTLSSELRAQRQTEFLIEALRLQQRASETGQKLMALQTETGKGYFGDDMESQAKLTTRRCLDSIKNNFKEIQRNLEIWLARIVGDVEGILARDGASRVKEYYVSRSGTNPFKW; encoded by the exons ATGGCGGCACAAGCCCATGAGGGCGAGCAACCAACCAACACGGCCGAACTCTCCGACAACCAACAACAAACCCACGAAAAACTCCTGACTTCCTACCTGGGTCTAACCTTCGCTGTCTACCTCGGCCTCACCCGAAGCTCCTCTCTCTCGTCCCTCCAATCCCGCAACAGGGACCTCTGCCTGAAGCTGATCGAGGCCGAGGAGCAGCTCCGCCAGCTGCGCTCGCGCCGCAAGGAGGACTCCAAGGCCAACGCGCGCGTGGTCGAGATCTTCGCCAGCCAGCGCCACGCGTGGCGGCGGGAGGAGGAGCGGCTGCTGCGCGGGATTGACGCCGCGGCGGAGGAGATCGCCCGGCTCCGGGAGCGGGCGGGGGAGCTGGAGAGCTCCGACGCCGAGCTGAGGAGGGAggtggaggagctgaggagagAGGTCGGGGAGAGGGAGGAGATGCTGAATTTCGTCACGAGGCAGCCGGAGTTCGAAGAGGGAGGGCGGTGGTGTTCGGAGGCGGCAGTGGAGGCG GATGTACAGTATGAATCCCTTGAATCATTGTGTCATCTGAAGCATTTTGCTTCGAG AAGGGAGTCCCCTTGGAAGTTGGAAGGTGAAGCCTCAGGTGTATCCTCTAAACTGAAGTTACTTGAGCAGGAACTGCTGAATTTGGAAAGAATTGGGAAAAGTGATCTATCCAAGGTACCGTCAAAAATGCGGAAGCAAACAAGGAGATATCAAACTCTTGCGGGGAAGATCGATAACTTATGTAGAAGAATG CAGGCAAGTGATCCCACTTTGAGCTCAGAGTTGCGAGCACAAAGGCAAACCGAGTTTTTGATTGAAGCATTACGTCTCCAGCAGCGTGCATCTGAAACTGGACAGAAGCTAATGGCATTACAAACTGAGACAGGAAAGGGGTATTTTGGGGATGATATGGAAAGTCAAGCCAAACTGACGACGAGGCGGTGCTTGGACTCCATTAAAAACAACTTCAAAGAAATCCAGAGGAATCTGGAGATTTGGTTGGCAAGAATTGTTGGAGATGTTGAAGGGATTCTAGCCAGAGATGGCGCTTCTCGTGTAAAGGAGTATTATGTATCCAG GTCTGGCACAAACCCATTTAAGTGGTGA